Proteins encoded together in one Paracidovorax wautersii window:
- a CDS encoding molecular chaperone HscC: MIIGIDLGTTHSLAAVWREGGPVLIPNPLGQVLTPSCVSIDDDGGILVGQAATERLQTHPDRSASVFKRHMGSAKAYRLEGRDYRPEELSALVLKALKLDAEAFLGAPVTEAIVTVPAYFSEAQRHATRAAGRIAGLKVERLLNEPTAAALAYGLHQRGADTRFLVFDLGGGTFDVSILEMFEGVMEVRASAGDNFLGGEDFRDVLVDQFFAQAGVPDTLRGDALFMQRCVEAAERAKKSLSRAPQAPMQVSDGHNDYTADLHEPAFESGCAALLQRLRTPVERALRDTRLRSSELDDVVLAGGATRMPMVRRLATTLFGRFPSSTLDPDQVVALGAAVQAGLVAKDQALDDVVMTDVAPYSLGVEVTKRLSDGSLSHGHLDPVIERNSVVPVSRLKNYVPVQPGQKSILLEIYQGESRMVWDNIRLGSLEVALPPGASIEACSTDVRFTYDVNGLLQVEATLLHTGQTASLVVAGNPGLLSEAEIAERLKALEPLKIHPRESTPNRTLLARAERIYQLLKGPEREWLDLQIAEFERVLASQDERQIAKARSLLGRQIDTLDHPPVLDGER, translated from the coding sequence ATGATCATCGGCATTGATTTGGGTACCACGCACAGCCTGGCAGCCGTCTGGCGGGAAGGCGGCCCCGTCCTGATCCCCAATCCGCTGGGGCAGGTCCTGACGCCCTCCTGCGTCAGCATCGACGATGACGGCGGCATCCTGGTGGGCCAGGCCGCCACGGAGCGCCTGCAGACGCACCCGGACCGCAGCGCCTCGGTGTTCAAGCGCCACATGGGCAGCGCCAAGGCCTACCGCCTGGAGGGCCGCGACTACCGCCCCGAAGAACTCTCCGCGCTGGTGCTCAAGGCCCTCAAGCTGGATGCAGAGGCTTTTCTCGGCGCCCCGGTCACGGAGGCCATCGTCACCGTGCCGGCCTACTTCTCCGAAGCACAGCGGCATGCCACCCGCGCCGCAGGGCGCATCGCGGGGTTGAAGGTGGAGCGGCTGCTCAACGAGCCCACGGCGGCGGCCCTGGCTTACGGCCTGCATCAGCGGGGTGCCGACACCCGCTTTCTGGTCTTCGATCTGGGGGGCGGCACGTTCGACGTGTCCATCCTGGAGATGTTCGAGGGCGTCATGGAAGTCCGCGCCTCGGCGGGCGACAACTTTCTGGGCGGGGAGGATTTCCGGGACGTGCTGGTCGACCAGTTCTTCGCACAGGCCGGGGTGCCGGACACGCTGCGCGGGGATGCGCTGTTCATGCAGCGGTGCGTGGAAGCGGCCGAGCGCGCGAAGAAGTCGCTCAGCCGTGCGCCGCAGGCACCGATGCAAGTGAGCGATGGCCATAACGACTACACAGCGGATCTGCACGAACCCGCCTTTGAAAGCGGCTGCGCGGCGCTGCTGCAACGCCTGCGCACCCCCGTGGAGCGCGCGCTGCGGGACACCCGCCTGCGCAGCAGCGAACTGGACGACGTGGTGCTGGCCGGCGGGGCCACACGCATGCCCATGGTGCGCAGGCTGGCCACCACCCTGTTCGGCCGCTTTCCCTCGTCGACCCTCGACCCGGACCAGGTCGTTGCCCTCGGCGCCGCCGTGCAGGCCGGCCTGGTGGCCAAGGACCAGGCGCTCGACGATGTGGTCATGACCGACGTGGCGCCCTACTCGCTGGGCGTCGAAGTGACCAAACGGCTGTCGGATGGATCGCTCTCGCACGGGCACCTCGACCCGGTGATCGAACGCAACAGCGTGGTGCCCGTCAGCCGCTTGAAGAACTATGTTCCCGTCCAGCCGGGGCAGAAGTCAATCCTCCTGGAGATCTACCAGGGGGAATCACGCATGGTGTGGGACAACATCCGCCTGGGCTCGCTCGAGGTCGCCTTGCCGCCCGGCGCAAGCATTGAAGCGTGCTCCACCGACGTGCGGTTCACCTACGACGTGAATGGCCTGCTGCAGGTGGAGGCCACCCTCCTGCACACGGGCCAGACGGCCAGCCTGGTGGTCGCAGGCAACCCCGGCCTGCTGTCCGAGGCAGAGATCGCCGAGCGGCTGAAGGCGCTCGAGCCGCTGAAGATCCACCCCCGGGAATCGACACCCAACCGCACCCTGCTGGCACGGGCGGAACGGATCTACCAGTTGCTCAAGGGCCCCGAGCGGGAGTGGCTCGACCTGCAGATCGCGGAGTTCGAGCGCGTGCTGGCCAGCCAGGACGAGCGGCAGATCGCCAAGGCGCGAAGCCTTTTGGGCCGGCAGATCGACACACTGGACCACCCTCCTGTGCTGGACGGCGAGCGATGA
- the gap gene encoding type I glyceraldehyde-3-phosphate dehydrogenase, translating to MTIKIGINGFGRIGRNVLRSAVQNFSDIEVVAINDLLEPDYLAYMLKYDSVHGRFDGDVSVEGNTLVVNGKKIRLTQERDPANLKWNDVGADIVIESTGLFLDKTTAQKHIDAGAKKVLLSAPSKDDTPMFVFGVNHDTYAGQAIISNASCTTNCLAPVAKVLNDKWGIKRGLMTTVHAATATQKTVDGPSNKDWRGGRGILENIIPSSTGAAKAVGVVIPALNKKLTGMSFRVPTSDVSVVDLTVELDKAATYDEIKAEMKAQSEGALKGVLGYTEDKVVATDFRGDTRTSIFDADAGIALDGTFVKIVSWYDNEWGYSNKCLEMVRVIAGK from the coding sequence ATGACCATCAAGATCGGTATCAACGGCTTCGGCCGCATCGGCCGCAACGTGCTGCGCTCGGCCGTGCAGAACTTCTCGGACATCGAAGTCGTCGCCATCAACGACCTGCTGGAGCCCGACTACCTGGCCTACATGCTGAAGTACGACAGCGTGCACGGCCGTTTCGACGGTGACGTCTCCGTCGAAGGCAACACCCTGGTGGTCAACGGCAAGAAGATCCGCCTGACGCAGGAACGCGACCCCGCCAACCTGAAGTGGAACGACGTCGGCGCCGACATCGTGATCGAATCCACGGGCCTGTTCCTGGACAAGACCACGGCGCAAAAGCACATCGACGCCGGCGCCAAGAAGGTGCTGCTGTCGGCCCCGTCGAAGGACGACACGCCCATGTTCGTGTTCGGCGTGAACCACGACACGTACGCCGGCCAGGCCATCATCTCCAACGCCTCGTGCACCACCAACTGCCTGGCCCCCGTGGCCAAGGTGCTGAACGACAAGTGGGGCATCAAGCGCGGCCTGATGACCACCGTGCACGCCGCCACCGCCACGCAGAAGACCGTGGACGGCCCGTCCAACAAGGACTGGCGCGGCGGCCGCGGCATCCTGGAAAACATCATTCCTTCCAGCACGGGCGCCGCCAAGGCCGTGGGCGTGGTGATCCCTGCGCTGAACAAGAAGCTGACCGGCATGTCCTTCCGCGTGCCGACCTCCGACGTGTCGGTGGTCGACCTGACGGTGGAACTGGACAAGGCCGCCACGTACGACGAGATCAAGGCCGAGATGAAGGCCCAGTCCGAAGGCGCGCTGAAGGGCGTGCTGGGCTACACGGAAGACAAGGTGGTGGCCACCGACTTCCGCGGTGACACCCGCACCTCCATCTTCGACGCCGATGCCGGCATCGCGCTGGACGGCACCTTCGTCAAGATCGTGTCCTGGTACGACAACGAATGGGGCTATTCGAACAAGTGCCTGGAAATGGTGCGCGTGATCGCGGGCAAGTAA
- the tkt gene encoding transketolase, which yields MANSQQMANAIRALAMDAVQQANSGHPGAPMGMADMAVALWARHLKHNPANPLWADRDRFVLSNGHGSMLLYAVLHLTGYPLPIEELKNFRQLHSKTAGHPEYGITPGVETTTGPLGQGITNAVGFALAEKLLATEFNRDGHAVVDHHTFVFLGDGCLMEGISQEAISLAGAWKLNKLIALYDDNGISIDGQVAPWFVDDTPARLRASGWNVIGPVDGHDADAVDAAIASAKTSADKPTLIVCKTAIGKGSPNRAGTSKAHGEPLGADEITLTRNAIGWNSAPFEVPAEVYADWDAKAAGAAAEAAWNERFAAYSAAFPELASEFTRRMAGDLPKHFAQTAVDTVVGAHTKAETVASRKASQLALESFTAQLPELLGGSADLTGSNLTNTKSTPALRFDEAGKVVQVEVAVGTETARVGGRHINYGVREFGMAAIMNGVALHGGYIPYGGTFLTFSDYSRNAIRMAALMKLRVVHVFTHDSIGLGEDGPTHQSIEHVASLRLIPNLDVWRPADTAETAVAWSVALSNRDKPTVLALSRQNLAYAAKTDLGDISRGAYVLSEPAAVGLKKKPQAVIIATGSEVQLALAAQKLLAEKKIAVRVVSMPSTTTFDREDAKYKASVLPAGVPRIAVEMGVSDGWWKYGVSAVVGIDTFGESAPAPVLFKHFGFTPENVADTVRVAIGAARLKKQPAAKKAH from the coding sequence ATGGCCAATTCTCAACAAATGGCGAATGCGATCCGCGCACTCGCAATGGACGCAGTTCAACAGGCCAATTCCGGCCATCCCGGCGCCCCCATGGGCATGGCCGACATGGCCGTGGCGCTGTGGGCCCGCCACCTCAAGCACAACCCGGCCAACCCGCTGTGGGCCGACCGCGACCGCTTCGTGCTGTCCAACGGCCACGGCTCCATGCTGCTGTACGCGGTGCTGCACCTGACGGGCTACCCGCTGCCCATCGAAGAGCTGAAGAACTTCCGCCAGCTGCACAGCAAGACGGCCGGCCACCCCGAATACGGCATCACGCCCGGAGTGGAAACCACTACCGGCCCGCTGGGCCAGGGCATCACCAACGCCGTGGGCTTCGCGCTGGCCGAAAAGCTGCTGGCGACCGAGTTCAACCGCGACGGCCATGCCGTGGTGGACCACCACACCTTCGTGTTCCTGGGCGACGGCTGCCTGATGGAAGGCATCAGCCAGGAAGCGATCTCGCTGGCCGGCGCCTGGAAGCTGAACAAGCTGATCGCGCTGTACGACGACAACGGCATCTCCATCGACGGCCAGGTCGCCCCCTGGTTCGTGGACGACACCCCTGCCCGCCTGCGCGCCAGCGGCTGGAACGTGATCGGCCCGGTGGACGGCCATGACGCCGACGCCGTCGATGCCGCCATCGCCAGCGCGAAGACCAGCGCCGACAAGCCGACGCTGATCGTCTGCAAGACGGCCATCGGCAAGGGCTCGCCCAACCGTGCCGGCACCTCCAAGGCGCACGGCGAACCGCTGGGCGCCGACGAGATCACGCTGACGCGCAACGCCATCGGCTGGAACAGCGCCCCCTTCGAAGTGCCCGCCGAGGTGTACGCCGACTGGGACGCCAAGGCCGCCGGCGCCGCCGCCGAAGCCGCGTGGAATGAGCGCTTTGCCGCCTACTCCGCCGCCTTCCCCGAACTGGCTTCCGAGTTCACCCGCCGCATGGCCGGCGACCTGCCCAAGCATTTCGCCCAGACCGCCGTGGACACCGTCGTCGGCGCCCACACTAAGGCCGAGACCGTGGCCAGCCGCAAGGCCAGCCAGTTGGCCCTGGAATCCTTCACCGCGCAGCTGCCCGAGCTGCTGGGCGGCAGCGCCGACCTGACCGGCTCGAACCTGACCAACACCAAGAGCACGCCCGCACTGCGCTTCGACGAAGCCGGCAAGGTGGTGCAGGTGGAAGTGGCCGTGGGCACCGAAACCGCCCGCGTCGGCGGCCGCCACATCAACTACGGCGTGCGCGAGTTCGGCATGGCCGCGATCATGAACGGCGTGGCCCTGCACGGCGGCTACATCCCCTACGGCGGCACCTTCCTCACTTTCAGCGACTACAGCCGCAACGCCATCCGCATGGCCGCCCTGATGAAGCTGCGCGTGGTGCATGTGTTCACGCACGACTCCATCGGCCTGGGCGAAGACGGCCCGACGCACCAGTCGATCGAGCACGTCGCCAGCCTGCGCCTGATCCCCAACCTGGACGTCTGGCGCCCCGCCGACACGGCCGAAACCGCCGTGGCCTGGAGCGTGGCCCTGTCCAACCGCGACAAGCCCACCGTGCTGGCCCTGTCGCGCCAGAACCTGGCTTACGCCGCCAAGACCGACCTGGGCGACATCTCCCGCGGCGCCTACGTGCTGAGCGAACCCGCCGCCGTGGGCCTGAAGAAAAAGCCCCAGGCTGTGATCATCGCCACCGGCTCCGAAGTGCAGCTGGCTCTGGCCGCGCAGAAGCTGCTGGCCGAGAAGAAGATCGCCGTGCGCGTGGTCTCCATGCCCAGCACCACCACCTTCGACCGCGAAGACGCCAAGTACAAGGCCAGCGTGCTGCCGGCCGGCGTGCCGCGCATCGCCGTGGAAATGGGCGTGAGCGACGGCTGGTGGAAGTACGGCGTGTCGGCTGTCGTCGGAATCGACACCTTCGGCGAATCGGCGCCGGCGCCCGTGCTGTTCAAGCACTTCGGCTTCACGCCCGAGAACGTGGCCGACACGGTGCGGGTGGCCATCGGCGCAGCGCGGCTGAAGAAGCAGCCCGCCGCCAAGAAGGCCCACTAA
- the speD gene encoding adenosylmethionine decarboxylase produces the protein MQGLHLTADLHGCRCAPHWLLDADALGQACNDAVQAAGLLAVGQLFHTFPATGHGPGGVTATVLLAESHLCVHTWPERSAVTLDVYVCNFGADHSPKAEALMAALLALFQPAQVQRHALQRGALPQAVAA, from the coding sequence ATGCAAGGCCTGCACCTCACCGCCGATCTCCATGGCTGCCGCTGCGCGCCGCACTGGCTGCTGGATGCCGACGCCCTGGGCCAGGCCTGTAACGACGCCGTCCAGGCCGCCGGCCTGCTGGCCGTGGGGCAGCTCTTCCACACCTTTCCCGCCACCGGACACGGTCCGGGCGGCGTCACCGCCACCGTGCTGCTGGCCGAGTCGCACCTCTGCGTGCACACCTGGCCCGAGCGCAGCGCCGTGACGCTGGACGTCTACGTGTGCAACTTCGGCGCGGACCATTCCCCCAAGGCCGAGGCGCTGATGGCGGCCTTGCTCGCGCTGTTCCAGCCCGCCCAGGTGCAACGCCATGCGCTGCAGCGTGGCGCCCTGCCGCAAGCGGTGGCCGCATGA
- a CDS encoding nucleotidyltransferase family protein: MSGPLPLPAMLLAAGRGERMRPLTDATPKPLLAVQGRPLLEWHLAALAAAGVERAVVNTAWLGEQIPQRFGSVFASQPLLDKRKALSISYSHEGRDFGHALETAGGIARALPQLGPVFWLAAGDVFAPDFVFDPDAAQRFTHADALAHLWLVPNPAHNARGDFGLAEDGRALNLPADHPGPRYTYSTIALLRAALFTAPWCNIPAGNPGGAQAALGPLLRRAMDAGRVTASLYTGRWTDVGTPERLADLNR; this comes from the coding sequence ATGAGCGGGCCCCTGCCGCTGCCCGCCATGCTGTTGGCTGCCGGCCGGGGCGAACGCATGCGCCCCCTGACCGACGCCACGCCCAAGCCGCTGCTGGCCGTGCAGGGCCGCCCCCTGCTGGAATGGCACCTGGCCGCGCTGGCGGCCGCGGGCGTGGAACGCGCCGTGGTCAACACCGCCTGGCTGGGCGAGCAGATTCCGCAGCGGTTTGGCAGTGTTTTTGCCTCGCAGCCCTTGCTGGATAAGCGCAAGGCGCTATCAATTTCATACTCGCATGAAGGGCGCGACTTCGGCCATGCGCTGGAGACGGCCGGCGGCATCGCCCGCGCGCTGCCGCAGCTGGGCCCGGTGTTCTGGCTGGCGGCGGGGGACGTGTTCGCACCCGACTTCGTCTTCGACCCGGACGCGGCGCAGCGCTTCACCCACGCCGACGCGCTCGCGCACCTGTGGCTGGTGCCCAACCCGGCGCACAACGCGCGCGGCGATTTCGGCCTGGCGGAGGACGGCCGTGCGCTGAACCTGCCGGCCGACCATCCCGGCCCGCGCTACACCTACAGCACCATCGCCCTGCTGCGCGCGGCGCTGTTCACCGCGCCGTGGTGCAACATCCCGGCGGGCAACCCGGGCGGCGCGCAGGCCGCTTTGGGCCCGCTGCTGCGCCGCGCCATGGACGCCGGGCGCGTCACCGCGTCGCTCTACACCGGCCGCTGGACCGACGTGGGCACGCCGGAGCGGCTGGCCGACCTGAACCGCTGA
- a CDS encoding aminopeptidase P N-terminal domain-containing protein, which yields MTASTALYAQRRARLASMLGEGGIAIIPTAPERLRNRDTDYLYRHDSYFYYLTGFTEPGACLVLAADGTSTLFCQPKDLEREIWDGYRLGPDAAVAALGVDAAQSSAQLESQLPRLLENRSRVWYPFAIHAGLAARVEGWLNQVRARVRYGALCPAQQDDLCTLLDEMRLVKDAHEQDIMRAASVISAGAHIRAMQCSARMLRDGQDVREYHLDAELQHEFRRHGSQAVAYNSIVAAGANACVLHYRADAAPVRAGELVLIDAGCELDGYASDITRTFPANGQFTGPQRALYDLVLASQEAAVAATRAGARFNDPHDATVAVLAQGMLDLGLLDKNKVGSAQDVIDSRAYFQFYMHRTGHWLGMDVHDCGSYVEPSELGQVSERRDPLSGEAIKNRPSRILRPGMVLTIEPGIYVRPAEGVPEAYWNTGIRIEDDAIVTDSGCELITRGVPVKADEIEALMRA from the coding sequence ATGACCGCCTCGACCGCCCTCTACGCCCAGCGCCGCGCCCGCCTTGCCTCGATGCTCGGCGAGGGCGGCATCGCCATCATTCCCACGGCCCCGGAGCGGCTGCGCAACCGCGACACCGACTACCTGTACCGGCACGACAGCTACTTCTACTACCTGACCGGCTTCACCGAGCCGGGCGCCTGCCTGGTGCTGGCGGCCGACGGCACGAGCACGCTGTTCTGCCAGCCCAAGGACCTCGAGCGCGAGATCTGGGACGGCTACCGCCTGGGACCGGACGCCGCCGTGGCCGCGCTGGGCGTGGATGCGGCGCAATCGTCCGCCCAACTGGAGTCGCAGTTGCCGCGCCTGCTGGAGAACCGCAGCCGCGTCTGGTACCCGTTCGCCATCCATGCCGGGCTGGCCGCGCGCGTGGAGGGCTGGCTCAACCAGGTGCGGGCCCGCGTGCGCTACGGCGCGCTGTGCCCGGCGCAGCAGGACGATCTGTGCACCCTGCTTGACGAGATGCGCCTGGTGAAGGACGCGCACGAGCAGGACATCATGCGCGCCGCCTCGGTCATCAGCGCGGGTGCGCACATCCGCGCGATGCAGTGCAGCGCGCGCATGCTGCGCGATGGCCAGGACGTGCGGGAGTACCACCTCGATGCCGAGCTGCAGCATGAATTCCGCCGCCACGGCTCGCAGGCCGTGGCGTACAACTCCATCGTGGCCGCAGGCGCCAACGCCTGCGTGCTGCACTACCGCGCCGACGCCGCTCCAGTGCGCGCCGGCGAGCTGGTGCTGATCGACGCCGGCTGCGAGCTGGACGGCTATGCCAGCGACATCACGCGCACCTTCCCGGCCAACGGCCAGTTCACCGGGCCGCAGCGCGCGCTGTACGACCTGGTGCTGGCCAGCCAGGAGGCCGCCGTGGCCGCCACCCGCGCCGGCGCACGCTTCAATGACCCGCACGACGCCACCGTGGCCGTGCTGGCGCAGGGCATGCTCGACCTCGGCCTGCTCGACAAGAACAAGGTGGGCTCCGCCCAGGACGTGATCGACAGCCGGGCCTACTTCCAGTTCTACATGCACCGCACCGGCCACTGGCTGGGCATGGACGTGCACGACTGCGGCAGCTACGTGGAGCCCAGCGAGCTGGGCCAGGTGAGCGAGCGGCGCGATCCGCTCTCCGGCGAGGCCATCAAGAACCGCCCGAGCCGCATCCTGCGGCCCGGCATGGTGCTGACCATCGAGCCCGGCATCTACGTGCGCCCGGCCGAGGGTGTGCCCGAGGCGTACTGGAACACCGGCATCCGCATCGAGGACGACGCCATCGTGACCGACAGCGGCTGCGAGCTCATCACGCGGGGCGTGCCCGTGAAGGCCGACGAGATCGAAGCGCTGATGCGCGCCTAA
- the azu gene encoding azurin, which translates to MSHLSWSRSVLSGLALSALATLAQAQPAHPAGHTPTASACEASIEGQPGKRFSAQEIRVSRQCATFTVHLVHTGKKPWQEAGHNWVLARSADIDAVIAAGLSAGPDRAWVAQGDARVIAATQMLSGGEHASVTFPVSRLKAGERYTYYCSFPTHAEPMRGQLVLVD; encoded by the coding sequence ATGTCCCATCTGTCCTGGTCCCGATCCGTGCTGAGCGGCCTCGCGCTGAGCGCCCTTGCCACCCTGGCGCAGGCCCAGCCTGCCCACCCTGCCGGCCACACGCCGACCGCCAGCGCCTGCGAAGCCTCGATCGAGGGCCAGCCCGGCAAGCGCTTCAGTGCGCAGGAAATCCGCGTGAGCCGCCAGTGCGCCACCTTCACCGTGCACCTGGTGCACACCGGCAAGAAGCCCTGGCAGGAAGCCGGCCACAACTGGGTGCTGGCGCGCTCGGCCGACATCGATGCCGTGATCGCCGCAGGGCTGAGCGCTGGCCCGGACCGCGCCTGGGTCGCCCAGGGCGATGCACGCGTGATCGCCGCCACGCAGATGCTGTCGGGCGGCGAGCACGCATCCGTCACCTTCCCCGTGTCGCGGCTGAAGGCGGGCGAGCGCTACACCTACTACTGCTCGTTCCCCACGCACGCCGAGCCCATGCGCGGCCAGCTGGTGCTGGTGGACTGA
- a CDS encoding ABC transporter ATP-binding protein, whose translation MSAGLHIERLGVAYGRRRVIDGLSVAALQPGTVTAVLGPNGSGKSTLLRALAGLVRAEGRVTLEGQALERASLAERARRIVYLPQALPAAVHLRVVESLLAARNASPHDARTGDGLRAHDAVQEGATLLERLGIAHLAMRHLDELSGGQAQLAGLAQALIRQPRVLLLDEPLSALDLNHQFHVMSLVREETERHRMVTLVVLHDLGVALRHADRVLVLRDGRLQADGPPARAIDPALLARVYGVQARVEPCSRGVPQVIVDGLRAA comes from the coding sequence ATGAGCGCCGGCCTGCACATCGAACGCTTGGGCGTGGCCTACGGGCGCCGCCGCGTGATCGACGGCCTCAGCGTCGCTGCGCTGCAGCCGGGCACCGTGACCGCCGTGCTGGGGCCCAACGGCAGTGGCAAGTCCACGCTGCTGCGGGCCCTGGCGGGACTGGTGCGCGCCGAGGGCCGCGTGACGCTGGAAGGCCAGGCGCTGGAGCGCGCCAGCCTGGCCGAGCGCGCGCGCCGCATCGTCTACCTGCCGCAGGCGCTGCCCGCGGCCGTGCACCTGCGCGTGGTCGAGTCGCTGCTGGCGGCGCGCAATGCCTCGCCCCACGACGCCCGCACCGGCGACGGCCTGCGCGCGCACGACGCCGTGCAGGAGGGCGCAACGCTGCTGGAGCGCCTGGGCATCGCCCACCTGGCCATGCGGCACCTGGACGAGCTCTCGGGCGGGCAGGCGCAGCTGGCCGGCCTGGCGCAGGCACTGATCCGCCAGCCGCGCGTGCTGCTGCTGGACGAGCCGCTGTCCGCGCTCGACCTGAACCACCAGTTCCACGTGATGTCGCTGGTGCGCGAGGAAACCGAGCGCCACCGGATGGTCACGCTGGTGGTGCTGCACGACCTGGGCGTCGCCCTGCGCCACGCCGACCGCGTGCTGGTGCTGCGCGACGGCCGGTTGCAGGCCGACGGCCCGCCCGCCCGGGCCATCGACCCCGCGCTGCTGGCGCGCGTGTATGGCGTGCAGGCGCGCGTGGAGCCGTGCTCGCGCGGGGTGCCGCAGGTCATCGTGGACGGACTCCGTGCCGCTTGA
- a CDS encoding FecCD family ABC transporter permease — MNAATTPALPLSATAPQTPLQQAYRRLAGLRLLVLAALATGIAVALLLDFTTGPSGLTLAQLRDTLLDAAHAPPALRVIVWDIRMPYALMAVAVGLALGLAGAEMQTVLANPLASPFTLGLSSAAAFGAALAIVLGWSVPGVPAAWAVPANAFLFAMASALLLDLVARWGGMSATGVVLFGIALVFSFNALVSLLQFVATAEALQGLVFWTMGSLSRATWPKLAALAAALAVVVPFSLANAWRLTALRLGEDRAASFGVDVRRLRLGALLRISLLAALSVAFVGSIGFIGLVAPHIARRLVGDDHRFYLPAAALTGALVLSLASIASKTLINGVVIPVGIVTSLVGIPFFLAIVLRTRGRA; from the coding sequence TTGAACGCGGCCACCACGCCCGCCCTCCCGCTGTCCGCCACCGCCCCGCAGACACCGTTGCAACAGGCCTACCGCCGCCTGGCCGGGCTGCGCCTGCTGGTGCTGGCAGCGCTCGCCACCGGCATCGCCGTGGCGCTGCTGCTGGACTTCACGACCGGCCCCTCGGGCCTGACCCTCGCGCAGTTGCGCGACACGCTGCTGGATGCCGCCCACGCACCGCCCGCACTGCGCGTGATCGTCTGGGACATCCGCATGCCTTACGCGCTGATGGCCGTGGCCGTGGGCCTGGCGCTGGGCCTGGCGGGTGCGGAGATGCAGACCGTGCTCGCCAACCCGCTGGCCAGCCCGTTCACGCTGGGCCTGTCGTCCGCCGCAGCCTTCGGCGCGGCGCTGGCCATCGTGCTCGGCTGGAGCGTGCCCGGCGTGCCCGCCGCATGGGCCGTGCCGGCCAATGCCTTCCTCTTCGCCATGGCCTCGGCCCTGCTGCTGGACCTGGTGGCGCGCTGGGGCGGCATGAGCGCCACGGGCGTGGTGCTGTTCGGCATCGCGCTGGTGTTCAGCTTCAACGCGCTGGTGTCGCTGCTGCAGTTCGTGGCCACGGCCGAGGCGCTGCAGGGCCTGGTGTTCTGGACCATGGGCAGCCTGTCGCGCGCCACCTGGCCCAAGCTGGCGGCCCTGGCGGCGGCGCTCGCGGTGGTGGTGCCGTTCTCGCTCGCCAACGCCTGGCGCCTCACCGCCCTGCGCCTGGGCGAAGACCGCGCTGCCAGCTTCGGCGTGGACGTGCGCCGGCTGCGCCTGGGCGCGCTGCTGCGCATCAGCCTGCTGGCCGCGCTGTCGGTGGCCTTCGTGGGCAGCATCGGCTTCATCGGCCTGGTGGCGCCGCACATCGCGCGCCGGCTGGTGGGCGACGACCACCGCTTCTACCTGCCGGCCGCAGCGCTCACGGGCGCGCTGGTGCTGTCGCTGGCCTCCATCGCGTCCAAGACGCTGATCAACGGCGTGGTCATTCCCGTGGGCATCGTCACCTCGCTGGTGGGCATTCCGTTCTTCCTGGCCATCGTGCTGCGCACGCGGGGGCGCGCATGA